A genome region from Streptomyces antimycoticus includes the following:
- a CDS encoding Lrp/AsnC family transcriptional regulator, whose protein sequence is MESDAYDDLDRALVHALQLDGRAPFSRLAEVLGVSDQTVARRYTRLRTTGAIRVLGLTDPAAVGDVVWLVRVRCLPDAALPVAEAMARRTDTSWVHVLSDGTEVAASTRAASGLDSDALLLRKLPQTPRVVGVSAHCVLHEFYGGEQGLVNKTDALTAEQVGRLRPPAADRSKRPRGPVGAEDRKLLDVLARDGRAPLAELVAATGWSQSTVRRRLADLRADGTLYFDVDYTHRMFHQGVTTTMWLSVRPSDLAATGQTLADHPEVAFACATTGTKNLMATVVCADVPALYTYLTTRIAELPSVLDMETSPILRRVKGPGPLLTPPSRVARRSS, encoded by the coding sequence GTGGAATCCGACGCGTACGACGACCTGGACCGGGCGCTGGTGCACGCCCTTCAGCTCGACGGCCGGGCCCCCTTCAGCCGGCTCGCCGAGGTGCTGGGCGTCTCCGACCAGACCGTGGCCCGCCGCTACACCCGGTTGCGGACGACGGGAGCGATCCGGGTGCTGGGGCTCACCGACCCGGCGGCGGTCGGCGATGTGGTCTGGCTGGTGCGGGTGCGGTGCCTGCCGGACGCCGCGCTGCCGGTGGCCGAGGCGATGGCCCGGCGGACCGACACCTCCTGGGTGCATGTGCTCTCCGACGGCACCGAGGTCGCCGCGTCGACACGGGCGGCGTCCGGCCTGGACAGCGATGCCCTGCTGCTGCGCAAACTCCCGCAGACGCCACGAGTGGTGGGGGTGAGCGCACACTGCGTGCTGCATGAGTTCTACGGCGGCGAGCAGGGCCTGGTCAACAAGACCGACGCACTGACGGCCGAGCAGGTCGGGCGGCTGCGCCCGCCCGCCGCGGACCGGTCGAAGCGGCCGCGCGGACCGGTGGGCGCCGAGGACCGCAAGCTGCTGGACGTCCTCGCACGGGACGGCCGGGCGCCGCTGGCCGAACTGGTCGCCGCCACCGGCTGGTCACAGTCGACGGTGCGCCGCCGGCTGGCCGATCTGCGCGCCGACGGCACCCTGTACTTCGACGTCGACTACACCCACCGGATGTTCCATCAGGGCGTCACCACCACGATGTGGCTGTCCGTAAGGCCGTCGGATCTCGCCGCCACCGGGCAGACGCTCGCGGACCACCCCGAGGTGGCGTTCGCATGTGCGACCACCGGGACGAAGAATCTGATGGCGACCGTGGTCTGCGCCGATGTCCCGGCCCTCTACACCTATCTGACGACCCGCATCGCCGAACTGCCCTCCGTCCTGGACATGGAGACCTCCCCGATCCTCCGACGGGTCAAGGGTCCGGGGCCGCTGCTCACCCCTCCCTCCCGGGTGGCCCGGCGCTCCTCCTGA
- a CDS encoding SCO family protein — MRTKILAPAIVATAALTLSACGGSDSGGKGDNAAAAEVKGGQKSGQAIVLDQAKAKPDLALTDTDGKKYDLLKETKGRPTLLFFGYTHCPDVCPLTMSNVGLAVKKLPKAEREKLRVVFVSTDPARDTPKRMRSWLDAQGGTDFVGLTGDFNTIEAAARPLGIFIEKPKKEKDGSITVSHGAEVVGFSPKDDKGHWIYTTNATADRYAKDLPKIIEGRNP, encoded by the coding sequence ATGCGCACCAAAATCCTGGCCCCCGCCATCGTCGCCACCGCCGCTCTCACCCTCAGCGCCTGCGGCGGCTCGGACAGCGGCGGCAAGGGCGACAACGCGGCCGCCGCCGAGGTCAAGGGCGGCCAGAAGTCGGGGCAGGCCATCGTCCTCGACCAGGCGAAGGCCAAGCCGGACCTCGCCCTCACCGACACCGACGGCAAGAAGTACGACCTGCTCAAGGAGACCAAGGGCCGGCCCACCCTGCTCTTCTTCGGCTACACCCACTGCCCGGACGTCTGCCCGCTGACCATGAGCAACGTCGGCCTCGCCGTGAAGAAGCTCCCCAAGGCCGAGCGGGAGAAGCTGCGGGTCGTCTTCGTCAGCACCGACCCGGCCCGGGACACCCCCAAGCGGATGCGTTCTTGGCTGGACGCCCAGGGCGGCACCGACTTCGTCGGCCTGACCGGCGACTTCAACACCATCGAGGCCGCCGCGCGGCCGCTGGGCATCTTCATCGAGAAGCCGAAGAAGGAGAAGGACGGCAGCATCACCGTCAGCCACGGCGCCGAGGTGGTCGGCTTCTCGCCCAAGGACGACAAGGGTCACTGGATCTACACGACGAACGCCACGGCGGATCGTTACGCCAAGGATCTGCCGAAGATCATCGAGGGACGGAACCCGTGA
- a CDS encoding copper chaperone PCu(A)C, with amino-acid sequence MTAAAPGIPGLRKAAAAVLALGLSAGLAACSGDGGRKGGGDPKLSVTGAYVSQPPMTDMAAGYLTVRNAGGGADELTSVTTPLASEVTLHTTKGTRMKQVSSLDVPANDRVELSTGGDHLMLTNLSHRPKVGEKVSFTLHFATSAPIEIKVPVEPTTYRPKD; translated from the coding sequence GTGACGGCGGCAGCCCCTGGCATTCCCGGCCTCCGTAAGGCGGCCGCCGCCGTCCTCGCGCTCGGTCTGTCCGCCGGGCTCGCCGCCTGCTCGGGCGACGGCGGCCGGAAGGGCGGGGGCGACCCCAAGCTGTCCGTGACCGGCGCCTATGTCTCCCAGCCGCCCATGACCGACATGGCGGCGGGCTATCTGACCGTACGGAACGCCGGTGGCGGCGCCGACGAGCTGACGTCCGTCACCACCCCGCTCGCCTCCGAGGTCACCCTGCACACCACCAAGGGCACCCGGATGAAACAGGTGAGCTCGCTCGATGTCCCGGCCAACGACCGGGTCGAGCTGTCCACCGGCGGAGATCATCTGATGCTGACAAACCTCTCCCACCGGCCGAAGGTCGGTGAGAAGGTCAGCTTCACCCTGCACTTCGCCACATCCGCCCCCATCGAGATCAAAGTCCCGGTCGAGCCGACGACGTACCGCCCCAAGGACTGA
- the pheA gene encoding prephenate dehydratase encodes MSASRYAYLGPEGTFTEAALRSMPEAATRELVPMVSVPVALDAVRSGAAAAALVPIENSVEGGVTATLDELATGEPLMIYREVLLSISFALLVRPGTALADIKTVTGHPVAQPQVRNWLAANLPDALWESAASNADGARLVQEGRYDAAFAGEFAASKYGLEPLVTDIHDAQNAMTRFVLAGRPARPAARTGADKTSVVIWLGDDHPGALLELLQEFSARGVNLMRIESRPTGEGIGRYCFSVDCEGHITDRRVGSALMGLKRICPKVRFLGSYPRAGVTAEDLAELRHGTSDEAFTEAAEWLARCQDGRA; translated from the coding sequence ATGTCGGCCAGCCGCTATGCCTACCTCGGCCCCGAGGGCACCTTCACCGAGGCCGCCCTGCGGTCCATGCCGGAGGCCGCCACCCGGGAGCTGGTGCCGATGGTCTCGGTGCCGGTGGCGCTCGACGCGGTGCGCTCCGGTGCCGCGGCGGCCGCGCTGGTCCCCATCGAGAACTCGGTCGAGGGCGGCGTCACCGCGACCCTCGACGAGCTGGCCACCGGCGAACCGCTGATGATCTACCGCGAGGTGCTGCTGTCGATCAGCTTCGCCCTGCTGGTGCGGCCGGGCACCGCGCTCGCGGACATCAAGACGGTGACCGGACATCCGGTCGCCCAGCCCCAGGTCCGCAACTGGCTGGCGGCGAACCTCCCGGACGCCCTGTGGGAATCGGCCGCCTCGAACGCGGACGGCGCGCGGCTGGTGCAGGAGGGGCGGTACGACGCGGCGTTCGCGGGCGAGTTCGCGGCGTCCAAGTACGGTCTGGAGCCGCTGGTCACCGACATCCACGACGCGCAGAACGCGATGACCCGCTTCGTCCTGGCAGGCCGCCCCGCCCGGCCCGCCGCCCGGACGGGCGCGGACAAGACGTCCGTGGTGATCTGGCTCGGGGACGACCACCCGGGCGCGCTGCTGGAGCTGCTGCAGGAGTTCTCCGCGCGCGGGGTCAACCTGATGCGGATCGAATCGCGCCCGACCGGCGAGGGCATCGGCCGCTACTGCTTCTCGGTGGACTGTGAGGGGCACATCACCGACCGGCGGGTGGGCTCGGCCCTGATGGGGCTGAAGCGGATCTGCCCGAAGGTGCGGTTCCTGGGCTCGTATCCCCGGGCGGGTGTGACGGCGGAGGACCTGGCGGAGCTGCGGCACGGCACCTCGGACGAGGCGTTCACGGAGGCGGCGGAGTGGCTGGCCCGCTGCCAGGACGGCCGGGCCTGA
- the pdxR gene encoding MocR-like pyridoxine biosynthesis transcription factor PdxR, which produces MADSWVNSAEILGSDLHLELARAGSRRTALMAALREAIRDGRLAPDTRLPPYRSLAADLGIARNTVADAYAELVAEGWLTARQGSGTRVAPRPAPPPPRRRTPGRGPGGRSAGASGGPRARRPAPRPVHNLLQGQPDAAAFPRTAWLASARRALTAAPHEAFGPGDPRGRPELRRALADYLARARGVRTDPGRIVVCSGFAHALQLLSGTRLLRPRMAVESYGLAFHRSLLSSAGIRTIPLPLDADGALTDGLTALDGLRAALLTPAHQFPTGGPLHPERRAAAVAWARESGGLVLEDDYDGEFRYDRRPVGAVQGLDPDRVLYLGSVSKSLSPALRLGWMVLPDQLVDRVLAAKGEREGWTGVVDQLTLADFIESGGYDGHVRRMRQHYRRRRDQLVATLAERAPHVRVSGIAAGLHAVLELPPGTERSALRAAAWQGLALDGLGGYRHPDATTPHPDGLVVGYATPPEHSFAGALDALCRALPPEATEATEATEATEATEQTDQTDRTAT; this is translated from the coding sequence ATGGCGGATTCATGGGTCAATTCGGCGGAGATCCTCGGCAGTGACCTCCATCTGGAGCTCGCCCGCGCGGGCAGCCGCAGGACCGCGCTGATGGCCGCGCTGCGCGAGGCCATCCGCGACGGCCGGCTCGCCCCGGACACCCGGCTGCCGCCTTACCGCTCCCTCGCCGCCGACCTGGGCATCGCCCGGAACACGGTCGCCGACGCCTATGCCGAGCTGGTCGCCGAGGGCTGGCTCACCGCCCGCCAGGGCTCCGGAACCCGGGTGGCGCCCCGCCCCGCACCGCCCCCGCCCCGGCGGCGCACGCCCGGCCGGGGGCCCGGCGGGCGGTCGGCCGGGGCGAGCGGCGGCCCTCGCGCGCGCCGGCCCGCCCCGCGACCGGTGCACAACCTGCTGCAGGGCCAGCCGGACGCCGCCGCCTTCCCCCGCACCGCCTGGCTCGCCTCGGCCCGCCGCGCGCTGACCGCCGCGCCGCATGAGGCGTTCGGCCCCGGTGATCCGCGCGGCCGCCCGGAGCTGCGCCGCGCCCTGGCCGACTACCTCGCCCGCGCCCGCGGCGTCCGTACCGACCCCGGACGGATCGTCGTCTGCTCGGGCTTCGCGCACGCCCTGCAGCTGCTGAGCGGCACCCGGCTGCTGCGTCCCCGGATGGCCGTCGAGTCCTACGGCCTGGCCTTCCACCGCTCGCTGCTGAGCTCCGCCGGGATCCGCACGATCCCCCTTCCGCTGGACGCCGATGGCGCCCTTACGGATGGACTGACCGCCCTCGACGGCCTACGGGCGGCCCTGCTCACCCCCGCCCACCAGTTCCCCACCGGCGGTCCGCTGCACCCCGAGCGGCGGGCCGCGGCCGTCGCCTGGGCGCGGGAGAGCGGCGGTCTGGTCCTGGAGGACGACTACGACGGGGAGTTCCGCTACGACCGCCGTCCGGTGGGCGCCGTCCAGGGCCTCGACCCCGACCGGGTGCTCTACCTCGGCTCGGTCAGCAAGAGCCTCTCCCCGGCCCTGCGGCTGGGCTGGATGGTCCTGCCGGACCAGCTGGTCGACCGCGTGCTGGCCGCCAAGGGGGAGCGCGAGGGCTGGACCGGCGTCGTCGACCAGCTGACCCTCGCGGACTTCATCGAATCGGGCGGATACGACGGCCATGTGCGCCGTATGCGCCAGCACTACCGCCGTCGGCGCGATCAGCTCGTCGCCACCCTCGCCGAACGCGCGCCCCATGTCCGCGTCTCGGGGATCGCGGCCGGTCTGCACGCGGTGCTGGAGCTACCGCCCGGCACCGAGCGGTCCGCCCTGCGCGCCGCCGCCTGGCAGGGGCTGGCGCTCGACGGCCTCGGCGGCTACCGCCACCCGGACGCCACCACACCCCACCCCGACGGGCTCGTGGTGGGCTACGCGACCCCGCCCGAGCACTCCTTCGCGGGAGCGCTGGACGCGCTGTGCCGTGCCCTGCCGCCCGAGGCGACCGAGGCGACCGAGGCGACCGAGGCGACCGAGGCGACCGAACAAACCGACCAGACCGACCGGACGGCCACCTGA
- a CDS encoding YcnI family copper-binding membrane protein, with the protein MNAMRLRRLPVIGALTAGGLVLLTAGPAFAHVSVQPGEAEKGGYSTINFKVPNERDDASTVKLEVTLPADHPLASVMPQPVPGWDVKVTKSKLPKPMEMHGEKISEAVTKVTWSGGKIEPGMFQQFPLSVGQLPDDADQLAFKALQTYDDKEVVRWIEEPKEGAAEPENPAPVLKLVAPAEGSDGHDAAAASGQGKDGGAEKAGAEKAASADSSDDKDSSDTTARVLGIVGIVIGAAGVAYGVVVSRRRSA; encoded by the coding sequence ATGAACGCCATGCGTCTCCGCCGTCTGCCGGTCATCGGAGCCCTCACCGCGGGCGGCCTGGTGCTGCTCACCGCGGGCCCCGCCTTCGCGCACGTCAGCGTGCAGCCCGGCGAGGCCGAGAAGGGCGGCTACAGCACCATCAACTTCAAGGTGCCGAACGAGCGCGACGACGCCTCCACCGTCAAGCTCGAGGTGACCCTGCCCGCCGACCATCCGCTCGCCTCGGTGATGCCCCAGCCGGTGCCCGGCTGGGACGTCAAGGTCACCAAGTCCAAGCTCCCCAAGCCCATGGAGATGCACGGCGAGAAGATCAGCGAGGCGGTCACCAAGGTCACCTGGTCCGGCGGCAAGATCGAGCCGGGGATGTTCCAGCAGTTCCCGCTGTCGGTCGGCCAGCTGCCCGACGACGCCGACCAGCTCGCCTTCAAGGCGCTCCAGACGTACGACGACAAGGAGGTCGTGCGCTGGATCGAGGAGCCCAAGGAGGGCGCCGCCGAACCGGAGAACCCGGCGCCGGTGCTCAAGCTGGTCGCCCCGGCCGAGGGCTCGGACGGCCATGACGCCGCCGCGGCCTCCGGACAGGGCAAGGACGGCGGCGCCGAGAAAGCCGGCGCCGAGAAGGCCGCCTCGGCCGACTCCTCCGACGACAAGGACAGCAGCGACACCACGGCCCGGGTGCTGGGCATCGTGGGCATCGTCATCGGCGCCGCCGGTGTCGCCTACGGCGTGGTTGTCAGCCGCCGCCGCTCCGCCTGA
- a CDS encoding HAD family hydrolase, translating into MTNAGPTDAQLAGPTDELPYRLVATDLDGTLLRPDHTVSARTRDALAAATAAGAAHIVVTGRTVPVARHILDDLGYQGLAVCGQGAQLYHAGEHRLVTSVTLDRQVALLALEKIEAEIGPLSLAAARDGLDGEVLFGEGYRMDHEGMPLVPFTDPAELWSQPISKLYIQHPELDDDALADAARTAAGGLVGVTMAGTGLVELLPLGLTKATGLSMAARRLGMAAGDAIAFGDMPNDIPMLGWAKHGVAMANAHRDLKAVADEITASNTEDGIAVVLERLFPAARR; encoded by the coding sequence GTGACGAACGCCGGACCGACGGACGCGCAGCTCGCCGGACCGACGGACGAGCTCCCCTATCGACTGGTCGCGACCGATCTCGACGGCACGCTGCTCCGCCCCGACCACACGGTCTCGGCGCGGACCCGTGACGCGCTCGCCGCGGCCACCGCGGCGGGCGCCGCGCACATCGTGGTCACCGGGCGGACCGTCCCGGTGGCCCGGCACATACTCGACGACCTCGGCTACCAGGGGCTCGCGGTGTGCGGTCAGGGCGCCCAGCTCTACCACGCGGGCGAGCACCGGCTGGTGACCTCCGTCACACTGGACCGCCAGGTGGCCCTGCTGGCGCTGGAGAAGATCGAGGCGGAGATCGGCCCGCTGTCGCTGGCCGCGGCCCGCGACGGGCTGGACGGCGAGGTGCTGTTCGGCGAGGGATACCGGATGGACCACGAGGGGATGCCCCTGGTGCCGTTCACGGACCCGGCCGAGCTGTGGTCGCAGCCCATCAGCAAGCTCTACATCCAGCACCCCGAGTTGGACGACGACGCGCTGGCGGACGCCGCCCGGACGGCCGCCGGGGGCCTGGTCGGGGTGACGATGGCCGGTACCGGACTGGTGGAGCTGCTGCCGCTGGGACTGACGAAGGCCACGGGCCTTTCGATGGCCGCGCGTCGGTTGGGGATGGCCGCCGGCGACGCGATCGCGTTCGGCGATATGCCCAATGACATCCCGATGCTCGGCTGGGCGAAGCACGGGGTCGCGATGGCGAACGCGCACCGGGATCTGAAGGCCGTCGCCGACGAGATCACCGCGTCCAACACGGAGGACGGCATCGCCGTGGTGCTGGAGCGGCTCTTTCCCGCGGCACGCCGATGA
- a CDS encoding ATP-binding protein has translation MSIWWSLHLPREAASVPLARRLLLGTMETAGVDPEISYDLSVALSEACANAVEHGGRDGTGGDYRVTAYIDGDTCRIEVTDSGPGFAGRGTVRREGRTRNERRPAGAPRPQQPRSPAPPQAEHGRGLFLIEALTDHVRYRDRPGRGGVVVSFDKILKWREGALLRAS, from the coding sequence ATGAGCATCTGGTGGTCACTCCATTTGCCCCGCGAGGCGGCGAGCGTTCCGCTCGCACGACGACTGCTCCTCGGCACCATGGAGACGGCCGGAGTCGATCCGGAGATCTCCTACGATCTGTCGGTCGCCCTCTCCGAGGCGTGTGCGAACGCGGTGGAGCACGGAGGTCGCGACGGCACGGGCGGGGATTACCGAGTCACGGCCTATATCGACGGCGACACCTGCCGTATCGAGGTCACCGACTCCGGCCCCGGCTTCGCCGGACGCGGCACCGTCCGCCGCGAGGGCCGCACTCGGAACGAGCGGCGTCCGGCGGGCGCGCCGAGACCACAGCAGCCGCGCAGTCCGGCTCCGCCACAGGCGGAGCACGGGCGGGGGCTTTTTCTCATCGAGGCTCTCACCGACCATGTCCGCTACCGGGACCGTCCGGGGCGTGGCGGGGTGGTGGTGAGCTTCGACAAGATCCTCAAGTGGCGTGAAGGGGCGCTGCTGAGGGCGTCGTAA
- the efeB gene encoding iron uptake transporter deferrochelatase/peroxidase subunit → MTTEQAPSSGISRRRLLGSAGAAGAAGLVAGGAAGAYASEATREAPEPLSSLGATAVPFHGRRQAGITTPLQAHGHLLAFDLAPGANRKAAAALLRRWSRTAQELMAGEAPPDDTGIALDAGPSSLTVTFGFGRTFFGKAGLDDQLPKALAPLPDFVSDELDPKRSNGDLWIQIGADDALVGFHALRALQREAAGTARLRWQMNGFNRTPGATDRPMTTRNLMGQIDGTNNPKPADDDFERRIFVPEKGEPAWMAGGSYAVVRRIRMLLDTWDHLSLERQEKVVGRRKSDGAPLSGGTETTPVRLDKVNADGALAIAGAAHVRVAAPASNQGAAMLRRPFSYHDGFRDDGAPDAGLLFIAWQADPMKGFVPVQRKLDLGDDLSRFLRHEASALFAVPPGCAPGEYVGQALLEG, encoded by the coding sequence ATGACGACAGAGCAAGCACCCTCGTCCGGCATCTCCCGGCGGCGTCTGCTGGGCTCGGCGGGTGCCGCCGGCGCGGCCGGACTGGTCGCCGGCGGAGCCGCCGGAGCCTACGCGTCCGAGGCGACGCGGGAGGCACCCGAACCCCTCAGCTCCCTGGGCGCGACCGCCGTGCCCTTCCACGGCAGGCGCCAGGCGGGCATCACCACCCCTCTCCAGGCCCATGGCCATCTGCTCGCCTTCGACCTGGCGCCCGGTGCGAACCGTAAGGCGGCCGCCGCACTGCTGCGCCGCTGGTCGCGAACGGCCCAGGAGCTGATGGCGGGCGAGGCCCCACCGGACGACACGGGGATCGCGCTCGACGCCGGTCCCTCGTCTCTTACGGTCACCTTCGGCTTCGGGCGGACCTTCTTCGGCAAGGCGGGACTCGACGACCAGCTGCCAAAGGCGCTCGCTCCGCTTCCCGACTTCGTCTCGGACGAGCTCGACCCCAAGCGCAGCAACGGCGATCTGTGGATCCAGATCGGCGCCGATGACGCGCTGGTCGGCTTCCACGCGCTGCGCGCGCTGCAGCGCGAGGCCGCGGGCACGGCCCGGCTGCGCTGGCAGATGAACGGCTTCAACCGCACCCCCGGCGCCACCGACCGCCCCATGACCACCCGCAACCTCATGGGACAGATCGACGGCACCAACAATCCCAAGCCGGCCGACGACGACTTCGAACGGCGGATCTTCGTACCGGAGAAGGGCGAGCCCGCGTGGATGGCGGGCGGTTCCTACGCGGTCGTCCGGCGCATCCGGATGCTGCTGGACACCTGGGACCACCTCTCCCTGGAGCGGCAGGAGAAGGTGGTCGGCCGCCGCAAGTCCGACGGCGCCCCGCTGTCCGGCGGCACGGAGACCACCCCGGTCCGGCTCGACAAGGTCAACGCGGACGGTGCGCTGGCCATCGCGGGCGCCGCCCATGTGCGGGTCGCGGCGCCCGCGTCCAACCAGGGCGCCGCCATGCTGCGCAGGCCCTTCTCGTACCACGACGGCTTCCGCGACGACGGGGCGCCGGACGCCGGGCTGCTCTTCATCGCCTGGCAGGCGGATCCGATGAAGGGGTTCGTCCCGGTGCAGCGGAAGCTGGACCTGGGCGACGATCTGTCGCGGTTCCTGCGGCACGAGGCCAGCGCGCTGTTCGCGGTGCCCCCGGGCTGCGCCCCGGGAGAGTACGTGGGTCAGGCACTCTTGGAGGGATAG
- a CDS encoding copper resistance CopC/CopD family protein, which produces MAICGTLLAALLCALSVGASSASAHAALTSTDPADGSVVKTAPREVTLNFSEGVLLSGDSVRVLDPKGKRVDTGKTAHVGGKSSTAAAGLHSGLPDGTYTVAWKAVSEDSHPVSGAFTFSIGAPSKTTAKVPTGQASDSTVSTLYGIGRYAAYGGFAALVGGSVFAGFCRSSRPVRKIAVGGWVTVFTASLLLLLLRGPYTDGEGIGGILDLGRLGDVLSTKPGAALLSRLLLLGAAAVFLAVLFGSYTRRTGEREADARRRQDLAFGLGFGGTVMAVGLSATWAMAEHASVGLQRQLAMPVDMIHLIAVGVWLGGLASLAVTLRAGEPIGRAAVRRFSRLAFGSVVALVVTGLYQSWRQVGSWGALTDTEYGRWLLVKVGLVAVLLAIAAISRRWTGRLTDATAEETEAEAESGSEAASAASEAEAGTKTEAKAAVKAARPVRTGAAAAAVDTPADAETESGGGPGDGADTDAADDDPERAAQLARQRAAKDKTATLRERDADRERSGLRRSVIAETIVAVVLLAVATVLSGTQPGRAETEQASAPATKPGGRLNVDPVSVLVPYNTGPKSGRGKAVVMIEPALPGDNALHVFTTDLADRPVDVPEVKLSLTLKSKGIGPLRIPLERLSTGHWSAKTVQLPMAGTWQLSLTVRTSDIDQVTETRNVKVAQ; this is translated from the coding sequence ATGGCGATCTGCGGCACCCTGCTCGCCGCGCTGCTGTGCGCGCTGAGTGTGGGCGCGAGCTCCGCGTCCGCGCATGCCGCGCTCACCTCGACCGACCCCGCCGACGGCTCGGTGGTGAAGACCGCGCCCAGGGAGGTCACGCTGAACTTCTCGGAGGGCGTGCTGCTCTCCGGCGACTCGGTGCGCGTGCTCGACCCCAAGGGCAAGCGCGTGGACACCGGGAAGACCGCCCATGTCGGCGGCAAGTCGTCGACCGCCGCCGCCGGGCTGCACTCCGGGCTTCCGGACGGCACCTACACGGTGGCGTGGAAGGCGGTCTCGGAGGACAGCCACCCGGTGAGCGGCGCGTTCACCTTCTCCATCGGCGCCCCGTCCAAGACCACGGCGAAGGTACCCACGGGCCAGGCGTCCGACAGCACCGTGAGCACGCTCTACGGAATCGGCCGGTACGCCGCCTACGGCGGTTTCGCGGCCCTGGTCGGCGGCAGTGTGTTCGCCGGGTTCTGCCGGTCCTCCCGCCCGGTGCGGAAGATCGCCGTGGGCGGCTGGGTGACGGTCTTCACGGCCAGCCTGCTGCTGTTGCTGCTGCGCGGGCCGTACACCGACGGCGAGGGGATCGGCGGGATTCTCGACCTCGGCAGGCTGGGCGATGTGCTGTCCACCAAGCCGGGCGCGGCGCTGCTGTCCCGGCTGCTGCTGCTCGGCGCGGCGGCGGTCTTCCTGGCCGTCCTCTTCGGCTCGTACACCCGTCGCACCGGGGAGCGGGAGGCGGACGCGCGGCGCCGCCAGGACCTCGCCTTCGGGCTGGGCTTCGGCGGCACGGTGATGGCGGTGGGCCTCTCCGCGACCTGGGCGATGGCCGAGCACGCCTCGGTCGGCCTCCAGCGGCAGCTCGCCATGCCGGTGGACATGATCCATCTGATCGCGGTCGGGGTGTGGCTGGGCGGTCTGGCCTCGCTCGCGGTGACGCTCCGGGCGGGTGAGCCGATCGGGCGGGCGGCCGTGCGCCGCTTCTCGCGGCTCGCCTTCGGCTCGGTCGTCGCCCTGGTGGTCACCGGGCTGTACCAGTCGTGGCGGCAGGTGGGCTCCTGGGGCGCGCTGACCGACACCGAGTACGGGCGATGGCTGCTGGTCAAGGTGGGTCTGGTGGCGGTGCTCCTGGCCATCGCGGCCATCTCGCGACGCTGGACCGGCCGCCTTACGGATGCCACGGCGGAGGAGACGGAGGCCGAGGCGGAGAGCGGGTCGGAGGCGGCTTCGGCGGCTTCGGAGGCGGAGGCCGGGACCAAGACTGAGGCCAAGGCAGCGGTGAAGGCCGCGCGGCCGGTCCGTACCGGCGCGGCCGCCGCGGCGGTCGACACCCCTGCCGATGCCGAGACCGAGTCCGGAGGCGGGCCCGGTGACGGCGCCGATACCGACGCGGCCGACGACGATCCCGAACGCGCCGCCCAGCTCGCCCGTCAGCGGGCCGCCAAGGACAAGACCGCCACGCTGCGGGAGCGCGACGCCGACCGCGAGCGCAGCGGTCTGCGCCGGTCGGTGATCGCCGAGACCATCGTGGCCGTCGTGCTGCTGGCGGTGGCCACCGTGCTGAGCGGCACCCAGCCCGGCCGGGCCGAGACCGAGCAGGCGAGCGCCCCGGCCACGAAGCCCGGCGGCCGGCTGAACGTCGACCCGGTGAGCGTCCTCGTCCCCTATAACACGGGCCCCAAGAGCGGACGCGGCAAGGCCGTTGTCATGATCGAACCCGCTCTGCCGGGTGACAACGCGCTGCATGTCTTCACCACCGACCTGGCGGACCGTCCCGTGGACGTCCCCGAGGTCAAGCTGTCGCTGACGCTCAAGTCGAAGGGGATCGGGCCGCTGCGCATCCCGCTCGAGCGCCTCTCGACCGGGCACTGGAGCGCCAAGACGGTCCAGCTCCCCATGGCCGGCACCTGGCAGCTCTCCCTGACCGTACGAACCTCCGACATCGACCAGGTGACGGAGACCAGGAACGTGAAAGTCGCTCAATGA